Genomic window (Oryza sativa Japonica Group chromosome 3, ASM3414082v1):
GTTCTCATTTCATGATTCATAACAGCCAGGAAATCATTACGAGCACGGATAGCCATTTCAGCCTCACGTCGAGCTAAATCCAGAGCAACATTTTGCTCCATTAGCAGATCACGCGCACGCATGGACTCTTCAAGAATAGCTGCATGAGAAAGTGCAACTGCAACCTGAAATAAAAGAGAAAGATGATTAAAAAAACTTGCTTACAACACTGCCTCATTCATATTTATGAATATAACTAAGGTGATAAAAAAGTAAAGAGGGCACTTTTAGCTTGCTTGCTGCTTCTCAGTatcctttgttttcaaaaaaaaaaagggaaactcTTGGAATAATATAATGATATTTGAAATTTTCCATGAATCATTGATCAACAGATCATAGTTGTGAATATGTGTTGTTTTAGGTTAATTGGTGACTGTTGTCTATCGATTGAAAGATCATGAGCACACAGCTTTTGAAACATATTAAATATCACGCTCTCTCTCCTATAAATACCCATGTTATAAGTAACCATAGCAAAAGAAACAGCACTAACCTGATCAGCCACGACCTCAACAAGCTCCAACTCATGCACATGCCATTTTCTTGCGCTATCAGATGGAAGCATCAGAACCATGATTGCATAGCTCTTTGCTGAAAGCTCTGGCCAATCATTTATTTGAAAGTTTGAAAGATGTAGAAGAGGAACTCGCACTGCAGCCACTTCTGGTGGAACATATCTCCCTGCAAGAGGTCGGATCCGTGCCAAAGGAGATGTGTGGGGTATTATAATTGCTCTGTTGCTACTGAACACTTGATTGACAACAGGAAGATTAATTGATACAGTTGACCCAACAGTAATCTGGTGGCGGAGAGTATGAGAAAGCTGAAGACTTGAACCGCTTCTTGATGGCATCCATAGGGCACATTCTTCCAGGCCCAAGGTCCCTCCTAGCTCAACAAGTGTAGTCTTCAAAATCGTATGTCTATCAAGAGTGCTTCTGATTTCATGGGTAAGCATCCTAACATGCCTCCCAGTCTCTTCCTGTGTCCTAATCAAGCCCATCTCCCTATCAAGCTGTTCAGCTTTATTCTTCAGAAACAATTCCCTTGTTTTCACGCTCAGCAAGTCAGGGATAATATGTACAAGCATCAAAGCTGTCGCACAGGACACAACAGCCGTTGAAACCTTTGCGACTGTCATGACCATAGCAACAGTCTTTGTGTGTGTGGTGAAAGTCCACAGGTTTATGAGATGAGTCGCTCCACATAGGACTATAAATGCACCAAACTGGATCAAAACCCATCTGTATGGGAAGAAGGATGACTTCTTCACGAAATAAATTAGTTCCAACGGGATCGAGAAATATGCGAGGGCTATGAAGAAGTCCGAGATGTACTGATACTTGATGAGGAGCTCATCAGTTGGCCATAGTGGCTCGATGCAGTCACATCCATCCATACCCAATGTTTAGAAGTTCATCAGTCCTCACCACACTCCCTACAGAAGTACAAACATACATATGAGCTGTCCTGTCCGACCCAATCAAACATA
Coding sequences:
- the LOC4333832 gene encoding probable ethylene response sensor 1 — its product is MDGCDCIEPLWPTDELLIKYQYISDFFIALAYFSIPLELIYFVKKSSFFPYRWVLIQFGAFIVLCGATHLINLWTFTTHTKTVAMVMTVAKVSTAVVSCATALMLVHIIPDLLSVKTRELFLKNKAEQLDREMGLIRTQEETGRHVRMLTHEIRSTLDRHTILKTTLVELGGTLGLEECALWMPSRSGSSLQLSHTLRHQITVGSTVSINLPVVNQVFSSNRAIIIPHTSPLARIRPLAGRYVPPEVAAVRVPLLHLSNFQINDWPELSAKSYAIMVLMLPSDSARKWHVHELELVEVVADQVAVALSHAAILEESMRARDLLMEQNVALDLARREAEMAIRARNDFLAVMNHEMRTPMNAIIALSSLLLETELTPEQRLMVETVLKSSNLLATLINDVLDLSKLEDGSLELEIKAFNLHAVFKEVMSFIKPIAAIKRLSVSVMLAPDLPLCAIGDEKRLMQTILNISGNAVKFTKEGHITLVASVVKADSLREFRTPDFHPTASDDNFYLKVQIKDTGCGISPQDLPQVFTKFAQSQPGGNRGYSGSGLGLAICKRFVTLMGGHIWLDSEGTGRGCTVTFVIQLGICDNTNAYQQKLIPLVWPSSGDADFVGPVPNAPNEEKGQASLKSRYQRSI